One window of the Pyrus communis chromosome 17, drPyrComm1.1, whole genome shotgun sequence genome contains the following:
- the LOC137722101 gene encoding uncharacterized protein codes for MLNFNAPLLSTRRLGNSGGEDLQGASLPASERIPFSWERVPGKPKDSNAGDDIQPGDTPRPKLPPGWWHRSLDKDNECDHELDDGCEGDIDDNDDLRDVEDDIYDVDYSNEAFSDAIDVFSLSEAIDIVEKKEQREHETDHSLKLKLAEESRHEMNQNCPNFIIERFLPDATALAASSALKLNVSQMSSSKRLCYPWNYPEPAEACVSRTVCRQSYSSPKGCGLQGFFPWRMKHKLCRAKSPVDAQAQCSVKHKKNRS; via the coding sequence ATGCTGAACTTCAATGCACCACTCCTCTCAACCCGCCGCCTTGGAAACTCCGGCGGTGAAGATTTACAAGGTGCATCGCTGCCAGCGAGCGAGCGGATTCCATTTTCCTGGGAACGAGTCCCTGGCAAGCCCAAGGACTCGAATGCGGGTGACGATATCCAGCCTGGGGACACTCCTCGCCCGAAGCTTCCCCCAGGATGGTGGCACCGGTCTCTTGACAAGGACAACGAGTGTGATCATGAACTCGATGATGGATGTGAGGGCGACATTGATGACAATGATGATCTACGTGACGTTGAGGATGATATCTACGATGTTGATTACAGCAACGAGGCTTTCTCGGATGCCATAGATGTGTTCTCACTCTCAGAGGCAATAGACATTgtggaaaagaaagaacagAGAGAACATGAAACAGATCACAGCTTGAAGTTGAAGCTTGCAGAAGAATCAAGGCACGAGATGAATCAAAACTGTCCGAACTTCATAATCGAGCGGTTTCTTCCGGACGCAACTGCATTGGCTGCATCTTCTGCTCTGAAGCTAAACGTGTCACAGATGAGTTCAAGCAAGAGACTCTGCTACCCGTGGAATTATCCGGAGCCGGCGGAGGCCTGTGTTTCGAGAACGGTGTGCAGGCAGTCGTACTCGTCGCCCAAGGGTTGTGGCTTGCAAGGTTTCTTCCCTTGGCGGATGAAGCATAAGCTCTGTAGAGCGAAAAGCCCTGTCGATGCACAAGCTCAATGCAGTGtaaaacacaagaaaaataGATCATGA
- the LOC137723079 gene encoding ethylene-overproduction protein 1-like isoform X1: MQHNIFTTMRSLKIMDGCKGTQVFALNPSGDTAAAGNGGGGGGVGDKLLHHLRVNSIRSRSSRGSFQAPNPTANNVLLETLLPYGLPVSDLLEPQIEPSLKSVDFVETLADVYRRIEICPQFEKWKMYLEQCATFRGLSDPKLFRRSLRSARQHAVDVHSKVVLAAWLRYERREDELIGSSAMDCCGRNVECPKASLVSGYDPESVFESCMCSRTPRGEEDDADLVMGDKVCSTSEEDGDISFCIGDAEIRCVRYNIASLSRPFNAMLYGNFTETRREKINFTQNGISVEAMRAVEIFSRIKRVDSFEVRTVLDLLSFANRFCCDELKSVCDSHLASLVCELEDAMLLIDYGLEETAHLLVAACLQVFLRELPSSLHNPHMMRLFCTSEARQRLAMSGHSSFVLYYFLSQIAIEEDMRSNTTVMLLERLAECATEIWQKQLAFHLLGVVMLERKEFKDAQWWFEEAVEVGHIYSLVGIARAKFKRGHKYAAYKQMNSLISDYTPVGWMYQERSLYCIGKEKMMDLSTATHLDPTLSYPYKYRAVSLLEENQFEAAITEINKIIGFKVSPDCLELRAWFSIALEDFEGALRDVRALLTLDPNYMMFHGKMHGDHLVELLHPLVQQWSQADCWMQLYDRWSSVDDIGSLAVVHHMLANDPGKSLLHFRQSLLLLRLNCQKAAMHSLRLARNHSSSEHERLVYEGWILYDTGHREEALAKAEESIAIQRSFEAFFLKAYALADSSLDSESSTYVIQLLEEALRCPSDGLRKGQALNNLGSVYVDSDKLDLAADCYTNALNIKHTRAHQGLARVYHLKNQRKAAYDEMTKLIEKARNNASAYEKRSEYCDRDMAKSDLSMATQLDPLRTYPYRYRAAVLMDDHKEGEAIEELTKAITFKPDLQLLHLRAAFHESMGDFVSTVRDCEAALCLDPNHADTHDLYAKSRERVNEQQK, from the exons ATGCAGCATAATATATTTACAACAATGCGTAGCTTGAAGATCATGGATGGGTGTAAAGGAACTCAAGTTTTCGCGCTTAATCCTTCCGGGGACACCGCCGCCGCCGGAAAcggcggtggtggtgggggtGTGGGGGACAAGCTTCTTCACCATCTCCGGGTCAATTCTATTCGATCCAGATCGAGTCGGGGCAGTTTTCAGGCTCCGAACCCGACCGCCAACAATGTTTTGCTCGAGACTCTTCTTCCATATGGTCTTCCGGTGTCCGATCTCCTCGAGCCCCAAATCGAACCTTCCCTCAAATCGGTCGATTTTGTCGAAACCCTAGCTGATGTGTACCGTAGGATTGAGATTTGCCCCCAATTCGAGAAGTGGAAGATGTATTTGGAGCAATGTGCGACGTTTCGGGGTCTGTCGGATCCAAAATTGTTCCGGCGGAGCCTCAGGTCGGCGAGGCAACACGCGGTGGACGTGCACTCGAAGGTGGTGCTGGCGGCTTGGTTGAGGTATGAGAGGAGAGAGGATGAGCTTATTGGGTCGTCAGCAATGGATTGTTGTGGTAGAAATGTTGAATGTCCGAAGGCTAGTTTGGTTTCCGGGTATGATCCCGagtctgtttttgagtcttgtATGTGTTCTAGGACGCCGCGGGGGGAAGAGGACGATGCTGATCTTGTGATGGGGGATAAGGTATGTTCCACTTCCGAGGAGGATGGTGATATTTCATTTTGTATTGGAGATGCTGAGATTAGGTGTGTTAGATACAACATTGCCTCGCTTTCTAGGCCTTTCAATGCAATGTTGTATGGTAACTTCACGGAGACGCGAAGGGAGAAGATAAATTTCACACAGAATGGGATATCTGTGGAGGCAATGAGGGCAGTGGAGATTTTTAGCAGGATAAAAAGAGTAGATTCTTTTGAAGTGAGAACTGTTTTGGACCTGCTATCCTTTGCAAACAGGTTTTGTTGCGATGAGTTGAAGTCGGTGTGTGATTCTCATTTGGCATCTTTGGTTTGTGAACTGGAAGATGCAATGCTGCTGATTGACTATGGATTGGAGGAGACTGCTCATCTTCTAGTGGCAGCTTGTTTGCAGGTGTTTTTGAGGGAGCTACCGAGTTCGTTGCACAATCCTCATATGATGAGATTATTTTGTACTTCAGAAGCTAGGCAAAGGTTGGCTATGTCCGGGCACTCTTCTTTCGTTTTGTATTATTTCTTGAGCCAGATTGCCATTGAGGAAGACATGAGATCGAACACAACAGTGATGCTTCTAGAGAGGCTGGCAGAGTGTGCCACCGAAATTTGGCAGAAGCAACTTGCATTTCACCTGTTAGGTGTTGTGATGCTTGAGAGGAAAGAATTTAAAGATGCTCAGTGGTGGTTTGAAGAAGCAGTAGAGGTTGGTCATATTTATTCCTTGGTGGGCATTGCGAGGGCCAAGTTCAAGCGTGGCCATAAGTATGCAGCTTACAAGCAAATGAACTCTCTCATTTCTGATTATACACCGGTTGGGTGGATGTATCAGGAACGATCTCTGTATTGTATTGGAAAGGAAAAGATGATGGATTTGAGCACCGCAACTCACTTGGATCCAACTCTATCTTATCCATACAAGTATAGGGCTGTTTCTTTGTTGGAGGAGAACCAGTTTGAAGCAGCTATCACAGAGATCAATAAGATAATTGGTTTCAAGGTCTCTCCTGATTGTCTTGAATTGCGGGCTTGGTTTTCCATTGCCCTTGAAGATTTTGAAGGAGCTCTCAGAGATGTCCGGGCACTCTTGACTTTGGACCCAAATTACATGATGTTTCATGGGAAAATGCATGGTGACCATCTGGTAGAGCTGCTCCACCCTCTTGTTCAACAGTGGAGTCAGGCTGATTGTTGGATGCAACTGTATGATCGATGGTCCTCTGTTGATGATATTGGTTCTCTAGCTGTTGTACATCATATGTTGGCAAATGACCCTGGGAAGAGCCTTCTACACTTTAGGCAGTCTCTCCTTCTGTTGCG GTTAAATTGTCAAAAGGCTGCTATGCATAGTCTTCGGTTGGCTCGGAATCATTCTAGTTCTGAGCATGAGCGGCTTGTCTATGAAGGATGGATCTTGTATGACACTGGCCATCGTGAAGAAGCATTGGCAAAGGCAGAGGAGTCCATTGCTATCCAGAGATCATTTGAAGCATTTTTCCTTAAAGCATATGCTTTAGCAGACTCAAGTCTTGATTCTGAGTCTTCAACATACGTGATCCAGCTTCTAGAGGAAGCGCTTAGATGCCCTTCGGATGGTCTTAGAAAAGGACAA GCTCTAAATAATTTAGGAAGTGTCTACGTAGACTCTGATAAGCTGGATCTTGCTGCCGACTGCTACACGAATGCACTCAACATTAAGCATACAAGAGCACATCAGGGTCTAGCACGAGTATATCATCTTAAAAATCAACGCAAGGCTGCATATGATGAGATGACAAAGCTGATAGAGAAGGCTAGAAACAATGCATCAGCTTATGAGAAACGTTCAGAATACTGTGACCGCGATATGGCAAAGAGTGATCTAAGTATGGCAACACAACTAGATCCCCTGAGGACATATCCGTACAGATATAGGGCCGCAG TTTTGATGGATGACCACAAAGAAGGAGAAGCCATTGAAGAGCTAACAAAGGCCATAACTTTCAAGCCAGACCTGCAGTTGCTACATCTTCGAGCAGCATTCCACGAGTCAATGGGTGACTTTGTCTCCACCGTCCGAGACTGTGAAGCAGCCCTCTGTCTTGATCCCAACCATGCTGACACTCATGACCTCTATGCTAAATCACGGGAACGTGTCAATGAACAACAGAAGTGA
- the LOC137723079 gene encoding ethylene-overproduction protein 1-like isoform X2 yields MRSLKIMDGCKGTQVFALNPSGDTAAAGNGGGGGGVGDKLLHHLRVNSIRSRSSRGSFQAPNPTANNVLLETLLPYGLPVSDLLEPQIEPSLKSVDFVETLADVYRRIEICPQFEKWKMYLEQCATFRGLSDPKLFRRSLRSARQHAVDVHSKVVLAAWLRYERREDELIGSSAMDCCGRNVECPKASLVSGYDPESVFESCMCSRTPRGEEDDADLVMGDKVCSTSEEDGDISFCIGDAEIRCVRYNIASLSRPFNAMLYGNFTETRREKINFTQNGISVEAMRAVEIFSRIKRVDSFEVRTVLDLLSFANRFCCDELKSVCDSHLASLVCELEDAMLLIDYGLEETAHLLVAACLQVFLRELPSSLHNPHMMRLFCTSEARQRLAMSGHSSFVLYYFLSQIAIEEDMRSNTTVMLLERLAECATEIWQKQLAFHLLGVVMLERKEFKDAQWWFEEAVEVGHIYSLVGIARAKFKRGHKYAAYKQMNSLISDYTPVGWMYQERSLYCIGKEKMMDLSTATHLDPTLSYPYKYRAVSLLEENQFEAAITEINKIIGFKVSPDCLELRAWFSIALEDFEGALRDVRALLTLDPNYMMFHGKMHGDHLVELLHPLVQQWSQADCWMQLYDRWSSVDDIGSLAVVHHMLANDPGKSLLHFRQSLLLLRLNCQKAAMHSLRLARNHSSSEHERLVYEGWILYDTGHREEALAKAEESIAIQRSFEAFFLKAYALADSSLDSESSTYVIQLLEEALRCPSDGLRKGQALNNLGSVYVDSDKLDLAADCYTNALNIKHTRAHQGLARVYHLKNQRKAAYDEMTKLIEKARNNASAYEKRSEYCDRDMAKSDLSMATQLDPLRTYPYRYRAAVLMDDHKEGEAIEELTKAITFKPDLQLLHLRAAFHESMGDFVSTVRDCEAALCLDPNHADTHDLYAKSRERVNEQQK; encoded by the exons ATGCGTAGCTTGAAGATCATGGATGGGTGTAAAGGAACTCAAGTTTTCGCGCTTAATCCTTCCGGGGACACCGCCGCCGCCGGAAAcggcggtggtggtgggggtGTGGGGGACAAGCTTCTTCACCATCTCCGGGTCAATTCTATTCGATCCAGATCGAGTCGGGGCAGTTTTCAGGCTCCGAACCCGACCGCCAACAATGTTTTGCTCGAGACTCTTCTTCCATATGGTCTTCCGGTGTCCGATCTCCTCGAGCCCCAAATCGAACCTTCCCTCAAATCGGTCGATTTTGTCGAAACCCTAGCTGATGTGTACCGTAGGATTGAGATTTGCCCCCAATTCGAGAAGTGGAAGATGTATTTGGAGCAATGTGCGACGTTTCGGGGTCTGTCGGATCCAAAATTGTTCCGGCGGAGCCTCAGGTCGGCGAGGCAACACGCGGTGGACGTGCACTCGAAGGTGGTGCTGGCGGCTTGGTTGAGGTATGAGAGGAGAGAGGATGAGCTTATTGGGTCGTCAGCAATGGATTGTTGTGGTAGAAATGTTGAATGTCCGAAGGCTAGTTTGGTTTCCGGGTATGATCCCGagtctgtttttgagtcttgtATGTGTTCTAGGACGCCGCGGGGGGAAGAGGACGATGCTGATCTTGTGATGGGGGATAAGGTATGTTCCACTTCCGAGGAGGATGGTGATATTTCATTTTGTATTGGAGATGCTGAGATTAGGTGTGTTAGATACAACATTGCCTCGCTTTCTAGGCCTTTCAATGCAATGTTGTATGGTAACTTCACGGAGACGCGAAGGGAGAAGATAAATTTCACACAGAATGGGATATCTGTGGAGGCAATGAGGGCAGTGGAGATTTTTAGCAGGATAAAAAGAGTAGATTCTTTTGAAGTGAGAACTGTTTTGGACCTGCTATCCTTTGCAAACAGGTTTTGTTGCGATGAGTTGAAGTCGGTGTGTGATTCTCATTTGGCATCTTTGGTTTGTGAACTGGAAGATGCAATGCTGCTGATTGACTATGGATTGGAGGAGACTGCTCATCTTCTAGTGGCAGCTTGTTTGCAGGTGTTTTTGAGGGAGCTACCGAGTTCGTTGCACAATCCTCATATGATGAGATTATTTTGTACTTCAGAAGCTAGGCAAAGGTTGGCTATGTCCGGGCACTCTTCTTTCGTTTTGTATTATTTCTTGAGCCAGATTGCCATTGAGGAAGACATGAGATCGAACACAACAGTGATGCTTCTAGAGAGGCTGGCAGAGTGTGCCACCGAAATTTGGCAGAAGCAACTTGCATTTCACCTGTTAGGTGTTGTGATGCTTGAGAGGAAAGAATTTAAAGATGCTCAGTGGTGGTTTGAAGAAGCAGTAGAGGTTGGTCATATTTATTCCTTGGTGGGCATTGCGAGGGCCAAGTTCAAGCGTGGCCATAAGTATGCAGCTTACAAGCAAATGAACTCTCTCATTTCTGATTATACACCGGTTGGGTGGATGTATCAGGAACGATCTCTGTATTGTATTGGAAAGGAAAAGATGATGGATTTGAGCACCGCAACTCACTTGGATCCAACTCTATCTTATCCATACAAGTATAGGGCTGTTTCTTTGTTGGAGGAGAACCAGTTTGAAGCAGCTATCACAGAGATCAATAAGATAATTGGTTTCAAGGTCTCTCCTGATTGTCTTGAATTGCGGGCTTGGTTTTCCATTGCCCTTGAAGATTTTGAAGGAGCTCTCAGAGATGTCCGGGCACTCTTGACTTTGGACCCAAATTACATGATGTTTCATGGGAAAATGCATGGTGACCATCTGGTAGAGCTGCTCCACCCTCTTGTTCAACAGTGGAGTCAGGCTGATTGTTGGATGCAACTGTATGATCGATGGTCCTCTGTTGATGATATTGGTTCTCTAGCTGTTGTACATCATATGTTGGCAAATGACCCTGGGAAGAGCCTTCTACACTTTAGGCAGTCTCTCCTTCTGTTGCG GTTAAATTGTCAAAAGGCTGCTATGCATAGTCTTCGGTTGGCTCGGAATCATTCTAGTTCTGAGCATGAGCGGCTTGTCTATGAAGGATGGATCTTGTATGACACTGGCCATCGTGAAGAAGCATTGGCAAAGGCAGAGGAGTCCATTGCTATCCAGAGATCATTTGAAGCATTTTTCCTTAAAGCATATGCTTTAGCAGACTCAAGTCTTGATTCTGAGTCTTCAACATACGTGATCCAGCTTCTAGAGGAAGCGCTTAGATGCCCTTCGGATGGTCTTAGAAAAGGACAA GCTCTAAATAATTTAGGAAGTGTCTACGTAGACTCTGATAAGCTGGATCTTGCTGCCGACTGCTACACGAATGCACTCAACATTAAGCATACAAGAGCACATCAGGGTCTAGCACGAGTATATCATCTTAAAAATCAACGCAAGGCTGCATATGATGAGATGACAAAGCTGATAGAGAAGGCTAGAAACAATGCATCAGCTTATGAGAAACGTTCAGAATACTGTGACCGCGATATGGCAAAGAGTGATCTAAGTATGGCAACACAACTAGATCCCCTGAGGACATATCCGTACAGATATAGGGCCGCAG TTTTGATGGATGACCACAAAGAAGGAGAAGCCATTGAAGAGCTAACAAAGGCCATAACTTTCAAGCCAGACCTGCAGTTGCTACATCTTCGAGCAGCATTCCACGAGTCAATGGGTGACTTTGTCTCCACCGTCCGAGACTGTGAAGCAGCCCTCTGTCTTGATCCCAACCATGCTGACACTCATGACCTCTATGCTAAATCACGGGAACGTGTCAATGAACAACAGAAGTGA